From Schizosaccharomyces pombe strain 972h- genome assembly, chromosome: II, the proteins below share one genomic window:
- the urh1 gene encoding uridine ribohydrolase, which produces MKIIIDTDPGQDDAITALLAIASPEIELLGVTTVAGNVPVSMTTRNALQMLDLAGRPDIPVYAGSNKPLLRAPITATHVHGASGFEGAVLPPPSRKENEGHAVDFIIDTLRNNEPGTITICTIGPLTNIALALNKAPEVIQRAKQIVMMAGAFSEVGNITPAAEFNIYVDPHAAQMVLSSGIPIVMMPLDITHQLHTSAKRIARMEALPNRVGPVVAAWLRMEKAYEAKKYGTDGGPLHDPNTVMWLLRPDIYSGRKVNVQIETQSELTMGMSVVDWWQVGLLPANVTFLRTVDDDEFYEVLIERLGRLP; this is translated from the coding sequence atgaaaataataattgatACAGATCCAGGTCAAGATGATGCCATAACTGCTCTACTGGCTATTGCTAGCCCAGAAATTGAGCTGTTGGGTGTGACAACAGTTGCTGGAAATGTTCCTGTATCCATGACCACAAGAAATGCGCTTCAAATGTTGGATTTAGCAGGACGCCCGGACATTCCAGTATATGCCGGATCAAACAAGCCTCTGCTACGGGCTCCAATTACAGCTACTCATGTTCATGGTGCTAGTGGTTTTGAAGGGGCAGTTCTTCCTCCTCCCTCTAGAAAAGAGAACGAAGGACATGCTGTCGATTTCATCATTGATACACTACGGAACAATGAACCTGGAACCATCACAATTTGTACCATTGGCCCTTTAACTAATATTGCTTTAGCATTAAATAAAGCACCCGAGGTCATACAGCGTGCTAAACAAATTGTAATGATGGCAGGTGCTTTTTCAGAAGTTGGCAACATTACACCTGCTGCGGAGTTTAACATATACGTGGATCCTCATGCGGCACAGATGGTTCTTTCTTCTGGAATACCTATCGTTATGATGCCGTTGGATATAACACATCAATTGCATACAAGCGCCAAACGAATTGCACGCATGGAAGCTTTGCCAAATAGAGTTGGTCCTGTAGTAGCTGCTTGGTTACGTATGGAAAAAGCATACGAAGCTAAAAAATACGGGACTGATGGAGGGCCTCTTCATGATCCCAATACCGTTATGTGGCTTTTACGCCCAGACATCTATTCTGGTAGAAAGGTTAATGTGCAAATAGAAACACAAAGTGAACTAACTATGGGTATGAGCGTTGTGGATTGGTGGCAGGTTGGTCTTTTACCAGCTAATGTGACATTTTTAAGGACagttgatgatgatgagtTTTACGAAGTTTTGATAGAAAGACTTGGACGTCTTCCTTAG
- the ght4 gene encoding hexose transporter Ght4 : MGRTLTSVLVVFISMAGWLGGADTGSISGILGMRDFQSRFADRYNPITNSYSYSAWRQALLTGTVNAGCLFGAMLSSPFTEAIGKKYSIAFFSGCYIIGQILLVTAVPSWVQIMVGKLFTGLTIGALSVLSPGYQSEVAPPQIRGAVVSTYQLFQTCGTLIAACINMGTHKLRKTASWRTSFGINILWGIFLMVGVLFLPESPRYLIYKGRDEEALRIMCQTAELDPESEIIQTNFNTIKSDIEMEMAGGKARWPEVFGKEVRYRTVLGFLTMLLRELIGNNYYFYYATQVFKGTGMTDIFLPAVILGAINFGTTFGALYTIDNLGRRNPLIFGAAFQSICFFIYAAVGDRKLIYKNGTSDHRAGAVMIVFSCLFLFSYCCSWGPMGWVIVGETFPIRYRSKCAAVATSGNWLGNFMVSFFTPFISNSIGFKLGYIYACINMTSAFQIFLMAKETKGLTLEEVNELYESDIKPWDSYKYVRQIESRRIHFSKEEEKREREKSKGYRGQEERFIENADGADNDDSSASSESFASAGAHSRSVFPRRSNVSEESHPTWV; the protein is encoded by the coding sequence ATGGGAAGAACACTTACATCTGTCCTCGTGGTCTTCATTTCTATGGCCGGATGGCTAGGAGGTGCTGATACCGGTTCCATTAGTGGTATCTTGGGAATGCGTGATTTTCAATCTCGTTTTGCTGACCGGTATAATCCTATCACGAACTCTTATAGTTACTCAGCCTGGCGACAAGCACTGTTGACAGGAACCGTTAACGCTGGTTGCTTATTTGGTGCTATGCTTTCCTCTCCATTTACTGAAGCCATTGGCAAAAAATACTCCATTGCCTTCTTTAGCGGTTGTTACATTATTGGTCAAATTCTTTTGGTAACTGCTGTTCCTTCTTGGGTTCAGATTATGGTTGGTAAGTTATTTACAGGTTTAACTATTGGTGCTTTGTCGGTGTTGAGTCCTGGATACCAATCTGAAGTTGCTCCTCCGCAAATTCGTGGTGCAGTTGTTTCGACCTATCAACTATTTCAAACTTGCGGTACTTTAATCGCTGCTTGTATCAATATGGGAACTCATAAACTTCGTAAAACAGCGTCCTGGAGAACTTCCTTTGGCATTAACATACTTTGGGGTATCTTTTTGATGGTGGGTGTACTGTTTTTACCTGAATCACCGCGTTACCTCATCTATAAGGGAAGAGATGAAGAGGCTCTTCGAATCATGTGTCAAACTGCTGAACTAGATCCTGAGAGTGAAATCATTCAAACCAATTTTAATACCATTAAGAGTGATATTGAAATGGAAATGGCTGGAGGTAAGGCAAGATGGCCTGAggtttttggaaaagaagTTCGCTATCGTACTGTCTTGGGATTCCTTACTATGTTACTGAGAGAATTGATTGGTAATAACTATTACTTTTATTATGCTACACAAGTTTTCAAGGGAACTGGTATGACGGATATATTCTTACCAGCCGTTATTTTAGGTGCTATTAATTTTGGTACAACGTTTGGTGCTTTATACACAATTGATAACTTAGGACGTCGTAACCCACTAATTTTTGGAGCTGCTTTCCAATCGATATGCTTCTTTATATATGCCGCTGTAGGCGATCGAAAGCTCATATATAAGAATGGTACTAGTGATCACAGAGCAGGAGCTGTAATGATTGTGTTTTCttgtttgtttcttttctcttacTGCTGTTCTTGGGGCCCAATGGGCTGGGTTATTGTCGGCGAAACCTTTCCAATACGGTATCGTAGCAAATGTGCTGCTGTAGCCACATCGGGTAATTGGCTGGGCAACTTTATGGTTTCATTCTTCACTCCTTTCATCTCAAATTCTATTGGGTTCAAACTTGGATATATTTATGCTTGTATCAATATGACTTCTGcgtttcaaatatttttgatggCCAAAGAAACTAAAGGCCTTACCTTGGAAGAAGTTAATGAATTATACGAGTCTGACATTAAGCCATGGGATTCCTATAAGTACGTGAGACAAATTGAATCTCGTCGTATACACTTCagtaaagaagaagaaaagcgAGAAAGAGAGAAGTCAAAAGGATACCGCGGTCAAGAAGAACGTTTTATCGAAAATGCAGATGGTGCGGATAATGACGATAGCAGCGCTTCTTCAGAATCCTTTGCATCTGCTGGCGCACACTCCAGATCGGTTTTTCCTAGGAGGTCAAACGTGTCAGAAGAATCACACCCGACTTGGGTATAA
- the frp1 gene encoding Fe(3+)-chelate reductase Frp1: MAINSSDKWTVIAICLILGILLAFILMFWLERFRVIIKSNAHKHDPSDKRQIWLEKYYLFVRQIYTYLVTHKVILTLIAVPVVFAISIPFIGMQTPASSHGKQTTQVSTGNWSKNAVAARLGFLACGLYVTSYFFSIKNNPFALLLISSHEKMNYVHRRLSQYAIMIGAIHGFAYIGLAAQGKRALLTARVTIIGYVILGLMVIMIVSSLPFFRRRFYEWFFVLHHMCSIGFLITIWLHHRRCVVYMKVCVAVYVFDRGCRMLRSFLNRSKFDVVLVEDDLIYMKGPRPKKSFFGLPWGAGNHMYINIPSLSYWQIHPFTIASVPSDDFIELFVAVRAGFTKRLAKKVSSKSLSDVSDINISDEKIEKNGDVGIEVMERHSLSQEDLVFESSAAKVSVLMDGPYGPVSNPYKDYSYLFLFAGGVGVSYILPIILDTIKKQSRTVHITFVWSARSSALLNIVHKSLCEAVRYTEMNINIFCHLTNSYPVEEVSSLNSQSARNYSLQYLNGRPDVNDYFKDFLHATGTQTAALASCGSDKLLRHLKSCVNTHSPSTVDLYQHYEEI, translated from the coding sequence ATGGCGATAAATTCGAGCGACAAATGGACCGTCATTGCAATATGCTTAATTCTTGGGATATTACTTGCATTTATATTGATGTTTTGGCTTGAGCGTTTTCGGGtcataataaaatcaaatgcACACAAACATGACCCATCAGATAAGAGGCAAATATGGCTCGAGAaatattatctttttgttCGACAGATTTATACGTATCTTGTCACTCACAAAGTAATATTGACTTTAATTGCTGTTCCTGTCGTCTTCGCCATCTCAATACCATTTATTGGCATGCAAACTCCCGCAAGCTCTCACGGAAAGCAAACAACACAAGTAAGTACTGGTAATTGGAGCAAAAATGCAGTGGCCGCTCGGTTAGGATTTTTGGCATGTGGCCTCTATGTAACTTCCTACTTTTTTAGCATAAAAAACAAtccttttgctttattGCTCATTTCGTCTCacgaaaaaatgaattatgTGCATCGTCGTCTTTCTCAATATGCAATTATGATCGGTGCTATTCACGGCTTTGCATACATTGGTCTTGCAGCGCAAGGTAAAAGGGCACTTCTTACTGCAAGAGTCACCATTATCGGTTATGTTATTTTAGGGTTAATGGTAATTATGATCGTAAGCAGCTTGCCATTTTTCCGTCGAAGATTTTACGAAtggttttttgttttgcacCATATGTGCAGCATTGGCTTTTTAATTACTATTTGGCTCCACCATCGAAGGTGTGTGGTTTACATGAAGGTCTGTGTTGCCGTGTACGTGTTTGATCGTGGCTGCAGAATGCTAAGAAGCTTTTTAAATCGTTCCAAATTCGATGTTGTTTTGGTGGAAGACGATCTCATCTATATGAAAGGGCCTCGtccaaaaaaatctttctttGGATTACCTTGGGGTGCTGGAAACCATATGTATATTAATATTCCCTCTTTAAGTTATTGGCAAATACATCCATTCACGATTGCGAGCGTTCCTTCCGATGATTTTATCGAACTATTTGTCGCAGTAAGGGCTGGTTTCACAAAGCGATTAGCCAAGAAGGTCTCTTCCAAAAGTTTGAGTGATGTCTCCGACATCAATATTAGTGATGAGaagatagaaaaaaatggagaCGTTGGAATTGAAGTGATGGAAAGACATTCGTTATCACAGGAAGACTTAGTCTTCGAAAGTTCGGCTGCCAAAGTATCGGTACTAATGGATGGCCCTTACGGCCCAGTCTCAAACCCATACAAAGATTATTCTTACctctttttgtttgctgGAGGTGTTGGAGTTTCGTATATCTTACCGATTATTTTGGATACtataaaaaagcaaagcaGAACCGTTCATATAACTTTTGTTTGGTCTGCTCGTTCTTCGGCTTTATTGAACATCGTGCATAAGTCACTTTGTGAAGCTGTTCGTTACACAGAAATGAATATCAACATATTCTGCCATTTGACTAACAGCTACCCTGTCGAGGAAGTCTCTTCTCTAAACTCTCAAAGTGCTAGAAATTACAGTTTGCAATACCTAAATGGAAGGCCTGATGTAaatgattattttaaagattttctGCATGCAACTGGTACTCAAACAGCCGCTCTTGCATCATGCGGCTCGGATAAGCTTCTGAGACATCTTAAAAGCTGTGTCAATACACACTCACCTTCCACTGTCGATCTTTATCAACACTatgaagaaatttga
- a CDS encoding glycosyl hydrolase family 3, which produces MMEHDVEDLINQLDISEKAMLLSGTDLWHTAAIPRLNIPSIRLSDGPNGIRGTSFFNSSPSACFPCGTALGATFDKKLLFEVGEYLAEEAKAKGVSVVLGPTVNIHRGPLNGRGFESFSEDSTLSGLAASYVILGLQSKNVQACIKHFVCNDMEDERNSVSIDVSQRALREVYLMPFQLACKYSNFKSLMTSYNKVNGEHVSQSRILLDNILRKEWEWKGTIISDWFGTYSLKKAIDAGLDLEMPGKPRFRNVNTIQHLVGSKELSESILDERAKNVLKLVKHSWQNTEAENHCELNNDSSCLREALKKFASQSIVLLKNKKKLLPLSRKGTFAVIGPNAKVCNYSGGGSANLKPYYTVSMYDGIAAKIDGVPEYALGCHNYLNLPNIANLLVNPRTGKHGYVAKFYLEPATSENRTLIDDYDLEDGVVRFYDYCNDKMKDGYFYIDIEGYLIPDEDAVYEFGISVFGTALLFIDDVLLIDNKTKQTPTNHTFEFGTIEERNSIYLKKGRKYNVRVEYGSAATYTLSTNLSPSTGGRYSIGCVKVIDPETEIDYAVRVAKSVDCVILCVGLTAEWETEGEDRKTMTLPSLSDKLVYSILQSNPNTVVVTQSGTPIEMPWISEAHTLLHIWYNGNELGNALANIIFGEQNPCGKLPITFPKKLKDNPAYLSFRSSRGHCVYGEDVFVGYKYYEAVEREVLFPFGYGLSYTTFELSNLYLKNCGERLRIDLEISNTGPMSGAEIIQVYISQIVRSVNRPVKELKEFSKVVLCPKETKLIRIELDIKYATSFYDELNEKWCSEEGEYNVLVGTSSKDIALTGKFTLPKTIHWTGL; this is translated from the coding sequence ATGATGGAACATGATGTTGAAGATTTGATCAATCAATTGGATATAAGTGAGAAGGCTATGCTGCTTTCCGGCACTGACCTTTGGCATACTGCAGCAATTCCTCGTCTTAACATTCCTTCCATTAGATTATCAGACGGCCCTAATGGTATCCGTGGAACTAGCTTCTTCAATTCTTCACCATCCGCTTGTTTTCCCTGTGGGACAGCGCTAGGGGCTACTTTCGACAAAAAGTTACTATTCGAAGTTGGTGAATATTTAGCAGAAGAAGCAAAAGCGAAAGGTGTTAGTGTGGTTTTGGGTCCAACGGTAAATATCCATCGTGGACCCTTAAATGGTAGGGGTTTTGAATCATTTTCTGAAGATTCTACTTTATCAGGTCTTGCAGCTAGTTATGTTATTCTTGGATTGCAAAGTAAAAACGTCCAAGCATGCATTAAGCATTTTGTGTGTAATGATATGGAAGATGAAAGGAACTCTGTCAGTATTGACGTCTCACAAAGGGCACTTAGAGAAGTATATCTTATGCCATTTCAGTTGGCATGcaaatattcaaatttcaaatCACTTATGACTTCTTACAACAAGGTGAATGGTGAACACGTTTCCCAATCTCGAATTTTATTAGACAATATTTTAAGAAAAGAGTGGGAGTGGAAAGGTACTATAATATCTGATTGGTTTGGAACTTATTCGTTGAAGAAAGCTATAGATGCAGGTTTGGATTTGGAGATGCCAGGAAAGCCGAGATTTCGAAATGTCAACACTATTCAACACTTAGTAGGATCCAAAGAGCTTTCGGAGTCAATTTTAGATGAAAGAGCAAAGAATGTCCTGAAGCTTGTGAAACATTCCTGGCAGAATACAGAAGCAGAAAATCATTGTGAGCTAAATAATGATTCCTCTTGTTTAAGAGAAgcacttaaaaaatttgcaagCCAGTCCATTGTTCtcttgaaaaataaaaagaaacttttgCCATTGTCAAGGAAGGGCACGTTTGCAGTTATTGGACCTAACGCAAAGGTTTGTAATTACAGCGGAGGTGGATCGGCAAATTTGAAGCCTTATTATACTGTGAGTATGTATGATGGCATAGCAGCGAAAATAGACGGTGTGCCAGAGTATGCTCTTGGTTGCCATAACTATCTAAACCTTCCAAATATTGCAAATTTATTAGTCAACCCTAGAACCGGCAAGCATGGATACGTTGCGAAGTTTTATCTTGAACCTGCAACCTCCGAAAATAGAACTTTGATAGACGATTACGATTTAGAAGATGGAGTTGTTCGTTTTTACGATTATTGTAACGACAAAATGAAGGATGGCTATTTCTATATAGACATTGAAGGTTATTTAATTCCTGACGAGGACGCTGTTTATGAATTTGGGATATCTGTGTTTGGAACGGCTCTGCTGTTTATTGATGATGTCTTATTAATCGACAACAAGACAAAGCAAACCCCTACGAATCatacttttgaatttgGAACAATAGAAGAGAGaaattctatttatttaaagaaggGGAGAAAGTATAATGTACGGGTCGAGTATGGAAGTGCAGCCACTTACACGCTGTCAACTAATCTGTCTCCCAGTACGGGAGGAAGATACTCTATTGGCTGTGTTAAAGTTATTGATCCTGAAACGGAGATAGATTACGCAGTGAGGGTTGCCAAATCAGTTGATTGTGTGATTTTATGTGTGGGTTTGACAGCAGAATGGGAAACGGAAGGTGAAGatagaaaaacaatgaCTTTACCATCGTTATCTGACAAACTGGTTTATTCTATTCTGCAATCCAATCCCAATACAGTAGTTGTGACTCAATCAGGCACTCCAATTGAGATGCCATGGATCTCTGAAGCCCACACCTTATTGCACATTTGGTACAACGGTAACGAATTAGGAAATGCTTTAgcaaacattatttttggaGAGCAAAACCCTTGTGGAAAATTGCCAATAACATTCCCTAAAAAACTGAAGGATAATCCTGCCTATCTTTCATTTCGTTCAAGCCGTGGCCATTGTGTTTATGGAGAAGACGTCTTTGTTGGGTATAAGTATTATGAAGCCGTAGAAAGGGAGGTCTTGTTTCCATTTGGATATGGGCTTTCATATACTACTTTTGAATTATCCAATctttatttgaagaattgtGGTGAAAGGTTAAGGATCGATTTGGAGATTTCGAATACTGGCCCCATGTCTGGTGCAGAAATTATACAAGTATATATTTCTCAAATCGTTCGTTCAGTTAATCGACCTGTTAAAGAACTAAAAGAGTTTTCTAAAGTGGTTTTATGTCCTAAAGAGACCAAATTAATTAGAATTGAGTTGGATATAAAGTATGCTACTTCTTTTTATGATGAACTTAATGAAAAATGGTGTTCTGAAGAGGGCGAGTACAACGTTCTTGTCGGAACCAGCAGTAAAGACATTGCTCTTACTGGAAAATTTACACTACCTAAAACAATTCATTGGACTGGTTTATAA
- the mal1 gene encoding maltase alpha-glucosidase Mal1 yields the protein MKVVPSEKIKPNWWRETSVYQIYPASFKDSNGDGFGDLEGIISKVDYLKALNVESIWLCPIYPSPLKDMGYDVSDYKQIDSRYGTLEDLDRLMKALHERDMKLVMDLVLNHTSDQHEWFKESRSSKTNPKRDWYFWKPARYNEKGERLPPNNWRSYFDTSAWEWDEATQEYYLHLWSVGQPDLNWETPKVREAVHDILRFWLDRGVDGFRLDAINMISKDQRFLDAPITDDRYEYQLAYQYYANGPRIHEYLNGIGNILTEYDAFSVGEMPYVLDTNEILHVVGADRRELTMIFQFDFVDLDLDPNQHKYIEGSWELSDLKKSLKKWQSALLSGGGWNASFIENHDQTRTVSRYLSDSPKYRAYSSKLMALFIIFQSGTPFVFQGQELALANIPRDWPIDEYLDVETQNFWKLFMSGNPSQEEIEKTMDIVNKRARDNGRTPMHWDSSPNGGFTKAGVKPWMRVTNDYKEWNAANQVNDPESPYTFWSKALELRKELKDAVVYGSFELISEEDPSIVAFVRESSTYKLIILLNFTGNKVSYDCPLNLTSYEILLDNYKDFICMTSPVTLNPYQAVLLKL from the coding sequence ATGAAAGTTGTGCCAAGCGAAAAAATCAAACCGAATTGGTGGAGAGAGACTTCAGTATATCAAATATATCCTGCCTCTTTCAAAGATTCAAACGGTGATGGCTTTGGTGATTTAGAAGGAATCATTTCCAAAGTGGATTATCTGAAAGCTCTAAATGTAGAGTCTATTTGGCTTTGTCCTATTTACCCATCTCCTCTAAAAGACATGGGTTATGATGTTTCTGATTACAAACAAATTGACTCTCGATATGGAACTTTAGAGGATTTGGACAGGCTAATGAAAGCTCTACACGAAAGGGACATGAAGTTAGTTATGGACTTGGTGTTAAACCACACTTCTGATCAACATGAGTGGTTTAAGGAGTCCAGATCTTCTAAAACAAATCCGAAGCGAGATTGGTACTTTTGGAAACCAGCTAGGTACAATGAAAAAGGCGAACGCTTACCCCCAAATAATTGGAGAAGCTATTTCGATACTTCGGCGTGGGAATGGGACGAAGCTACGCAAGAATACTACCTACATCTTTGGTCCGTAGGGCAACCCGATCTTAATTGGGAAACCCCAAAAGTTAGGGAAGCGGTACACGATATTCTACGTTTCTGGCTTGATAGAGGAGTAGATGGGTTTCGACTTGATGCTATTAACATGATCAGCAAAGACCAAAGGTTTCTAGATGCTCCAATTACTGATGACAGGTACGAATATCAACTAGCCTATCAATATTACGCCAATGGTCCCAGAATTCACGAGTATCTTAATGGGATAGGCAATATTCTTACAGAGTATGACGCTTTTTCTGTAGGGGAAATGCCTTACGTTTTGGATACGAACGAAATCCTGCATGTCGTTGGTGCTGATCGTAGAGAACTGACGATGATATTTCAGTTTGATTTTGTGGACCTTGATCTCGATCCTAATCAGCATAAGTATATTGAAGGAAGTTGGGAGCTTTCtgatttgaaaaagtcattaaaaaaatggcaGTCTGCACTACTTTCCGGTGGTGGTTGGAATGCTTCCTTTATTGAAAATCACGACCAAACGAGAACTGTTTCACGATATCTTTCTGATTCTCCCAAGTATAGAGCATATAGCTCCAAATTGATGGCTCTTTTTATCATATTCCAAAGTGGTACCCCATTTGTATTCCAGGGTCAGGAACTTGCTCTTGCCAATATCCCACGAGATTGGCCGATTGATGAATACCTTGATGTTGAAACGCAGAACTTCTGGAAACTTTTTATGAGTGGCAATCCTAGTCAggaagaaattgagaagACTATGGACATTGTTAACAAACGTGCTCGTGACAACGGTCGCACACCAATGCATTGGGATAGCTCACCCAACGGTGGTTTCACAAAGGCTGGAGTAAAACCGTGGATGAGAGTGACTAATGACTACAAAGAATGGAATGCTGCCAATCAAGTTAATGACCCTGAAAGTCCTTACACATTTTGGTCAAAGGCATTGGAGCTTCGTAAAGAATTGAAGGATGCTGTTGTGTATGGATCGTTTGAATTGATATCTGAAGAGGATCCATCGATTGTTGCATTTGTTCGTGAATCATCGACTTATAAACTCATCattcttttgaatttcaCGGGTAATAAAGTTTCTTATGACTGTCCTTTGAACCTGACTTCCTATGAAATTCTACTTGACAACTATAAGGACTTTATTTGTATGACTTCTCCTGTCACATTGAATCCTTATCAAGCAGTCTTGTTAAAgctctaa
- the thi7 gene encoding transporter Thi7, with product MEDPKSDEKFDIGISEKNLDVGFGESSSVDVPVKGRFASFLKKLELSSGPEKENIDLRPTPPDRRHYSALDIIYLWSCNGISASAFRTGTSYMEMGLSPKQALAALIAGNVFIAMPMTLNGLFGSHYHIPFAVQSRASFGYYFNTLIILLRFIAGLFYYGTNVYTGAECVQTILYAIFKSFRSYKNRLPADAGITSDFLISYFVYWVISFPFHLIRPEYLQRFFLIKSISTYIACFAMLIFLLCNVGSHVVWDQPATVSGRSWSWVFMCALNSSVAGFSTLAVNVNDFTRYVKHPKTPYVQMLILPLVAAVSAPIGIVSGVASKIMYGTAMWDPLQIANNWTSRGGRAAAFFMGLTYLVSMIAQNISDNTVAAANDLLYFFPRYLDIRRAQVIVIIIGAWAIVPWKILQNGTAFLAFLGSLSIFLGPAAGIFVADKFKNHHKYDIDEFYNPSGIYRYNKLGLNWRALIAFLCACVPLIPGMAMSINPSITMPDGVIHLYYIGYFYSFMTAFLIYWGLNLVFPAKETLLEEAVYPPKSNAELVDPSTLSGKDKFWYYIDY from the coding sequence ATGGAAGACCCAAAAAGCGATGAAAAGTTTGATATTGGAATCAGTGAGAAAAACCTAGACGTTGGCTTTGGAGAAAGCTCCTCAGTCGATGTCCCAGTTAAAGGTCGTTTTGCTTCCTTCTTGAAAAAGTTGGAACTTTCTTCGGGACctgagaaagaaaatattgatTTGCGTCCTACTCCTCCGGACAGACGCCACTACTCAGCGTTGgatattatttatttatggAGTTGTAATGGTATTAGTGCCAGTGCATTCAGAACAGGAACTTCATACATGGAAATGGGTTTATCACCAAAGCAGGCCCTTGCTGCTTTAATTGCAGGCAATGTTTTCATTGCCATGCCTATGACATTAAACGGTTTATTCGGTTCACATTATCATATTCCTTTTGCAGTTCAATCTAGAGCTTCCTTCGGTTACTACTTTAATACACTAATCATCTTGCTACGTTTTATCGCTGGTTTGTTTTATTACGGTACCAATGTTTATACGGGTGCTGAATGTGTTCAAACGATATTATATgctatttttaaatctttcCGATCATACAAAAATCGTTTGCCAGCAGATGCTGGAATCACCTCTGATTTCTTGATTTCttattttgtatattgggtcatttcttttcctttccaTTTAATTAGACCAGAATACCTTCAACGtttctttttgattaaatCTATTTCTACTTACATAGCATGTTTTGCaatgttaatttttttactctgTAATGTGGGTAGCCATGTGGTATGGGATCAACCAGCCACTGTGTCAGGAAGGTCATGGTCATGGGTATTCATGTGTGCACTAAATTCCTCTGTTGCCGGTTTCTCTACCTTGGCTGTGAATGTTAATGATTTCACGAGGTATGTAAAACATCCAAAGACACCCTATGTCCAAATGCTTATTCTTCCCTTGGTTGCCGCTGTTTCCGCTCCAATTGGTATAGTATCGGGTGTTGCTTCAAAAATCATGTATGGAACTGCTATGTGGGATCCTCTTCAAATTGCGAATAATTGGACTTCTCGTGGAGGAAGAGCTGCAGCATTTTTTATGGGTCTCACTTATTTGGTATCAATGATTGCACAAAATATTTCGGACAACACTGTTGCAGCGGCTAACGATCTTTTATACTTTTTCCCCAGATATCTTGATATTAGAAGAGCACAAGTgattgttattattatcgGTGCATGGGCTATTGTTCCCTGGAagattttacaaaatggTACTGCATTTTTGGCCTTCTTGGGTTCTTTAAGTATTTTCCTTGGTCCAGCTGCTGGTATTTTTGTTGCTGACAAGTTTAAGAATCACCATAAATACGACATTGATGAATTCTATAACCCTTCAGGAATTTATCGGTACAATAAACTAGGATTAAATTGGAGAGCTCTTATAGCCTTCTTATGTGCTTGTGTCCCATTAATTCCTGGAATGGCAATGAGTATTAATCCTAGTATCACAATGCCTGATGGTGTTATACATCTTTATTATATCGGATACTTCTATTCCTTTATGACTGCCTTCTTGATTTATTGGGGTTTAAATCTTGTTTTCCCCGCTAAAGAGACACTGCTTGAAGAAGCTGTGTATCCACCGAAGTCAAATGCAGAGTTGGTTGACCCTTCTACTTTGTCTGGTAAAGATAAGTTTTGGTACTACATTGATTATTAA